A part of Lampris incognitus isolate fLamInc1 chromosome 21, fLamInc1.hap2, whole genome shotgun sequence genomic DNA contains:
- the LOC130131714 gene encoding fidgetin-like isoform X2, which produces MQWTPEHTQWAEQHFDISSTTRSPAHKAEAYRAVPGHLQRSAAYQYAWANDDISALTASNLLKKYAEKYSGILEMPGSYPEGPGVMNGRKGESEPWQDGVYPMSCIPEGVPVRKGGVAAASEVVSGLCSSPGLASSTLSEPSFSSSSCGSHAATALHSSSVSSQEYGAAYGGTYLHGSYSSQAAGAPALPSPLHSSGLLQPPPPPPPPSAHPTLVPAYNGGSPNLSNYNYPPAGYPAQSAVGPGYSPGGAPPPSSYLPSGIAAPTPLPPSSTLPGYPYQSHNLPPIAPTPLNGSSSNSLKRKAFYMTGQGEVDSSYTNFSYSQARSSAESPMYRVADSGGTNGGSNSGGGFDRSTEKSSLPFNPQKQSAMPSEQRKYSNQAPGGSLTPPSYVSSTVGGSRSADSLTSFTSPSLNEQGTEDHRIHLSHSAPGRTSSSRAAEEQLKSSDPHLLEMVTSEILQQGPPVDWSDIAGLELAKATMKEEVLWPMLRPDMFSGLGPAPRCVLLFGPRGSGRTLLGRCIASQLGAPFLQLSGSTLATKWLAEGEKILRASFLVARCRQPSVLFISEVDMLLSAHLSEESPVNRLKAELLAQLDSLHLGSSEDGGSQVLVVCSTSRPQDMDEGLRRYFGRRVLVPLPDGAARHQIVNQLLSQSQHKYCLSEEELALLVQRTEGFSGLDLARLCREALVGLLHASAQGMDMTGMMPRGQIRPLAYQDFDSVFCKFQASISQKEIDTYTEWNKMFGCSQ; this is translated from the exons ATGCAGTGGACCCCCGAGCACACCCAGTGGGCCGAGCAGCACTTCGACATCTCCTCCACCACCCGCTCGCCGGCCCATAAGGCCGAGGCCTACCGGGCGGTACCCGGCCACCTGCAGCGCTCCGCCGCCTACCAGTACGCCTGGGCCAATGACGACATCTCCGCCCTCACCGCCTCCAACCTGCTCAAAAAGTACGCCGAGAAGTACTCCGGCATCCTGGAGATGCCGGGCTCCTACCCTGAGGGCCCCGGGGTAATGAACGGACGGAAGGGGGAGTCGGAGCCCTGGCAGGACGGCGTCTACCCCATGAGCTGCATCCCGGAGGGGGTCCCCGTCAGGAAGGGAGGGGTGGCGGCCGCCTCGGAGGTGGTGTCCGGACTCTGCAGCTCCCCGGGCCTCGCCTCCAGCACCCTGAGCGAGCCCAGCTTCTCCAGCAGCAGCTGCGGGAGCCACGCGGCCACCGCCCTCCACTCCTCCTCCGTGAGCTCTCAGGAATATGGCGCGGCCTACGGCGGCACCTACCTGCACGGTAGCTACAGCTCCCAGGCGGCTGGCGCACCTGCCCTGCCCTCCCCCCTGCACAGCTCCGGGCTGCTGcagcccccacctcctcccccgcCGCCCTCCGCCCACCCCACCCTGGTTCCCGCCTACAACGGAGGTTCTCCCAACCTGTCGAATTATAATTATCCTCCTGCGGGCTACCCAGCTCAGAGTGCCGTGGGGCCTGGGTACAGCCCCGGGGGAGCACCGCCTCCGTCCTCATACCTTCCTTCAGGCATTGCCGCGCCCACGCCCCTGCCCCCTTCCTCTACTCTCCCCGGGTACCCTTACCAGAGCCACAACCTGCCTCCGATTGCCCCTACCCCGCTCAATGGCAGCTCCTCCAACTCGCTGAAGAGAAAAGCCTTTTACATGACCGGCCAAGGAGAGGTCGACTCCTCTTACACCAATTTCAGCTACAGCCAAGCTCGGAGCTCAGCGGAGAGCCCCATGTACAGGGTAGCAGACAGCGGTGGCACCAATGGGGGTTCcaacagtggtg GTGGGTTTGACAGGAGCACAGAGAAGTCGTCCTTACCTTTTAATCCACAAAAGCAGTCCGCTATGCCGTCAGAGCAGCGGAAGTACAGCAACCAGGCACCAGGTGGGTCTCTCACTCCACCCTCCTACGTATCCTCCACTGTGGGAGGTTCCCGCTCCGCAGACTCTCTCACCAGCTTCACCTCCCCATCCCTGAATGAGCAAGGTACCGAAGATCACCGCATCCACCTCTCCCATTCTGCACCGGGGCGAACGTCCTCCTCTCGGGCTGCAGAAGAGCAACTGAAGAGCAGTGACCCACACCTCCTGGAGATGGTGACCTCTGAGATTCTCCAGCAGGGCCCCCCGGTGGACTGGAGTGACATCGCAGGTCTTGAGCTGGCGAAGGCCACCATGAAGGAGGAGGTCCTGTGGCCCATGCTGCGCCCGGACATGTTCAGTGGTCTGGGGCCCGCTCCACGCTGCGTGTTGTTGTTTGGCCCAAGGGGGAGTGGTCGGACTTTGCTGGGCCGCTGCATTGCCAGTCAACTCGGTGCGCCGTTCCTCCAGCTCAGTGGTTCCACGTTGGCTACCAAGTGGCTCGCCGAGGGCGAGAAGATACTACGAGCGTCTTTCCTGGTGGCACGCTGTCGGCAGCCCTCCGTACTGTTCATCAGCGAGGTGGACATGCTACTGTCAGCTCATCTTAGCGAGGAGAGCCCCGTTAACCGGCTGAAGGCCGAGCTTCTGGCCCAGCTCGACTCACTCCACCTGGGCTCAAGTGAGGACGGGGGGAGCCAAGTGTTGGTGGTCTGCTCCACCAGCCGGCCCCAGGACATGGATGAGGGGCTACGCAGGTACTTTGGTCGCAGGGTCCTGGTGCCCCTGCCAGATGGCGCCGCTCGCCACCAGATTGTGAACCAGCTCCTGTCCCAGTCCCAGCACAAGTACTGTCTGAGCGAGGAGGAGCTGGCGCTGCTGGTCCAGCGTACTGAGGGTTTCTCCGGCTTGGACCTGGCCAGACTTTGCCGGGAGGCCCTGGTAGGTCTGCTTCACGCCTCTGCGCAGGGCATGGACATGACAGGCATGATGCCGCGGGGACAGATCAGGCCCCTCGCCTACCAGGACTTTGACAGTGTCTTTTGTAAATTCCAAGCCAGTATATCACAGAAAGAGATTGACACATACACGGAGTGGAACAAAATGTTCGGTTGCAGCCAGTGA
- the LOC130131714 gene encoding fidgetin-like isoform X1 — protein MQWTPEHTQWAEQHFDISSTTRSPAHKAEAYRAVPGHLQRSAAYQYAWANDDISALTASNLLKKYAEKYSGILEMPGSYPEGPGVMNGRKGESEPWQDGVYPMSCIPEGVPVRKGGVAAASEVVSGLCSSPGLASSTLSEPSFSSSSCGSHAATALHSSSVSSQEYGAAYGGTYLHGSYSSQAAGAPALPSPLHSSGLLQPPPPPPPPSAHPTLVPAYNGGSPNLSNYNYPPAGYPAQSAVGPGYSPGGAPPPSSYLPSGIAAPTPLPPSSTLPGYPYQSHNLPPIAPTPLNGSSSNSLKRKAFYMTGQGEVDSSYTNFSYSQARSSAESPMYRVADSGGTNGGSNSGGGGGGGGGGGTGGFDRSTEKSSLPFNPQKQSAMPSEQRKYSNQAPGGSLTPPSYVSSTVGGSRSADSLTSFTSPSLNEQGTEDHRIHLSHSAPGRTSSSRAAEEQLKSSDPHLLEMVTSEILQQGPPVDWSDIAGLELAKATMKEEVLWPMLRPDMFSGLGPAPRCVLLFGPRGSGRTLLGRCIASQLGAPFLQLSGSTLATKWLAEGEKILRASFLVARCRQPSVLFISEVDMLLSAHLSEESPVNRLKAELLAQLDSLHLGSSEDGGSQVLVVCSTSRPQDMDEGLRRYFGRRVLVPLPDGAARHQIVNQLLSQSQHKYCLSEEELALLVQRTEGFSGLDLARLCREALVGLLHASAQGMDMTGMMPRGQIRPLAYQDFDSVFCKFQASISQKEIDTYTEWNKMFGCSQ, from the coding sequence ATGCAGTGGACCCCCGAGCACACCCAGTGGGCCGAGCAGCACTTCGACATCTCCTCCACCACCCGCTCGCCGGCCCATAAGGCCGAGGCCTACCGGGCGGTACCCGGCCACCTGCAGCGCTCCGCCGCCTACCAGTACGCCTGGGCCAATGACGACATCTCCGCCCTCACCGCCTCCAACCTGCTCAAAAAGTACGCCGAGAAGTACTCCGGCATCCTGGAGATGCCGGGCTCCTACCCTGAGGGCCCCGGGGTAATGAACGGACGGAAGGGGGAGTCGGAGCCCTGGCAGGACGGCGTCTACCCCATGAGCTGCATCCCGGAGGGGGTCCCCGTCAGGAAGGGAGGGGTGGCGGCCGCCTCGGAGGTGGTGTCCGGACTCTGCAGCTCCCCGGGCCTCGCCTCCAGCACCCTGAGCGAGCCCAGCTTCTCCAGCAGCAGCTGCGGGAGCCACGCGGCCACCGCCCTCCACTCCTCCTCCGTGAGCTCTCAGGAATATGGCGCGGCCTACGGCGGCACCTACCTGCACGGTAGCTACAGCTCCCAGGCGGCTGGCGCACCTGCCCTGCCCTCCCCCCTGCACAGCTCCGGGCTGCTGcagcccccacctcctcccccgcCGCCCTCCGCCCACCCCACCCTGGTTCCCGCCTACAACGGAGGTTCTCCCAACCTGTCGAATTATAATTATCCTCCTGCGGGCTACCCAGCTCAGAGTGCCGTGGGGCCTGGGTACAGCCCCGGGGGAGCACCGCCTCCGTCCTCATACCTTCCTTCAGGCATTGCCGCGCCCACGCCCCTGCCCCCTTCCTCTACTCTCCCCGGGTACCCTTACCAGAGCCACAACCTGCCTCCGATTGCCCCTACCCCGCTCAATGGCAGCTCCTCCAACTCGCTGAAGAGAAAAGCCTTTTACATGACCGGCCAAGGAGAGGTCGACTCCTCTTACACCAATTTCAGCTACAGCCAAGCTCGGAGCTCAGCGGAGAGCCCCATGTACAGGGTAGCAGACAGCGGTGGCACCAATGGGGGTTCcaacagtggtggtggtggtggtggtggtggcggcggcggcacaGGTGGGTTTGACAGGAGCACAGAGAAGTCGTCCTTACCTTTTAATCCACAAAAGCAGTCCGCTATGCCGTCAGAGCAGCGGAAGTACAGCAACCAGGCACCAGGTGGGTCTCTCACTCCACCCTCCTACGTATCCTCCACTGTGGGAGGTTCCCGCTCCGCAGACTCTCTCACCAGCTTCACCTCCCCATCCCTGAATGAGCAAGGTACCGAAGATCACCGCATCCACCTCTCCCATTCTGCACCGGGGCGAACGTCCTCCTCTCGGGCTGCAGAAGAGCAACTGAAGAGCAGTGACCCACACCTCCTGGAGATGGTGACCTCTGAGATTCTCCAGCAGGGCCCCCCGGTGGACTGGAGTGACATCGCAGGTCTTGAGCTGGCGAAGGCCACCATGAAGGAGGAGGTCCTGTGGCCCATGCTGCGCCCGGACATGTTCAGTGGTCTGGGGCCCGCTCCACGCTGCGTGTTGTTGTTTGGCCCAAGGGGGAGTGGTCGGACTTTGCTGGGCCGCTGCATTGCCAGTCAACTCGGTGCGCCGTTCCTCCAGCTCAGTGGTTCCACGTTGGCTACCAAGTGGCTCGCCGAGGGCGAGAAGATACTACGAGCGTCTTTCCTGGTGGCACGCTGTCGGCAGCCCTCCGTACTGTTCATCAGCGAGGTGGACATGCTACTGTCAGCTCATCTTAGCGAGGAGAGCCCCGTTAACCGGCTGAAGGCCGAGCTTCTGGCCCAGCTCGACTCACTCCACCTGGGCTCAAGTGAGGACGGGGGGAGCCAAGTGTTGGTGGTCTGCTCCACCAGCCGGCCCCAGGACATGGATGAGGGGCTACGCAGGTACTTTGGTCGCAGGGTCCTGGTGCCCCTGCCAGATGGCGCCGCTCGCCACCAGATTGTGAACCAGCTCCTGTCCCAGTCCCAGCACAAGTACTGTCTGAGCGAGGAGGAGCTGGCGCTGCTGGTCCAGCGTACTGAGGGTTTCTCCGGCTTGGACCTGGCCAGACTTTGCCGGGAGGCCCTGGTAGGTCTGCTTCACGCCTCTGCGCAGGGCATGGACATGACAGGCATGATGCCGCGGGGACAGATCAGGCCCCTCGCCTACCAGGACTTTGACAGTGTCTTTTGTAAATTCCAAGCCAGTATATCACAGAAAGAGATTGACACATACACGGAGTGGAACAAAATGTTCGGTTGCAGCCAGTGA